One segment of Poecile atricapillus isolate bPoeAtr1 chromosome 5, bPoeAtr1.hap1, whole genome shotgun sequence DNA contains the following:
- the MRAS gene encoding ras-related protein M-Ras isoform X1, translating into MATSAVPSENLPTYKLVVVGDGGVGKSALTIQFFQKIFVPDYDPTIEDSYLKHTEIDGQWAILDVLDTAGQEEFSAMREQYMRTGDGFLIVYSVTDKASFEHVDRFHQLILRVKDRESFPMILVANKVDLMHLRKITREQGREMATKHNIPYIETSAKDPPLNVDKAFHDLVRVIRQQIPEKSQKKKKKTKWRGDRATGSHKLQCVIL; encoded by the exons ATGGCTACAAGTGCCGTTCCCAGCGAAAACCTCCCCACGTACAAGCTGGTCGTTGTTGGAGATGGTGGTGTGGGGAAGAGTGCTCTCACTATTCAGTTTTTCCAGAAGATTTTTGTGCCAGACTATGACCCAACTATTGAAGACTCCTACCTGAAGCACACAGAAATAGATGGGCAATGGGCAATTCTTGATG TTCTGGATACTGCAGGCCAAGAGGAGTTCAGTGCAATGAGGGAGCAGTACATGAGGACTGGAGATGGTTTCCTTATTGTCTACTCGGTGACAGACAAGGCCAGCTTCGAGCACGTGGACCGGTTCCACCAGCTGATCCTCCGAGTCAAGGACAG GGAGTCTTTTCCAATGATTTTGGTGGCAAACAAAGTTGATCTAATGCACTTACGGAAAATTACAAGAGAACAGGGGAGAGAAATGGCAACAAAACATAAC ATTCCCTATATAGAAACGAGTGCCAAGGACCCACCTCTAAACGTGGACAAGGCCTTCCATGATCTTGTGAGGGTAATAAG GCAACAGATCCCAGAGAAAAgccagaagaagaagaaaaagaccAAATGGCGAGGGGACAGAGCCACGGGCTCCCATAAACTCCAGTGTGTGATTTTGTGA